The stretch of DNA TTAAAAGCTGAATAACCGGCTACCGTCGGACTCATTCACTGTAATTTGAACATTCACAGTATCTTCGGGCAACAAGGGCTCGATGAGTTCTGGCCACTCGACAAAACAGTAATCTCCGCTGTAGAAATAATCCTCGTATCCCAGATCAAAGGCCTCTTCAAATTTTTTAATCCGGTAGAAATCAAAGTGAAACACCCGTCCGCCTTTGGCAGTATGATATTCGTTGA from Bacteroidales bacterium encodes:
- the tsaE gene encoding tRNA (adenosine(37)-N6)-threonylcarbamoyltransferase complex ATPase subunit type 1 TsaE, whose protein sequence is MKKSSRKNITVNSESELAMVASALIEKHPDARIFAFFGQMGAGKTTFIKTLCQLMQVTDNVASPTFSLINEYHTAKGGRVFHFDFYRIKKFEEAFDLGYEDYFYSGDYCFVEWPELIEPLLPEDTVNVQITVNESDGSRLFSF